Proteins co-encoded in one Actinomadura luteofluorescens genomic window:
- a CDS encoding arginine repressor — protein MTKAARHARVIDLLTRHPVHSQGELAKLLGDEGVEVTQATLSRDLVEIGAVKLRADDGSLIYAVPGEGGERIRRARTGAAETFTGRLSRLAAELLVSAEASANLVMVRTPPGAAQYLASAIDHAEWPSILGTVAGDDSILVIARDPLGGEDVAQALLRLTGTRERRTQGPPDGPDPAS, from the coding sequence ATGACCAAGGCCGCGCGGCACGCCCGGGTGATCGACCTGCTGACCCGGCACCCCGTGCACTCGCAGGGCGAGCTCGCCAAGCTCCTCGGCGACGAGGGCGTCGAGGTCACCCAGGCCACGCTCTCCCGCGACCTGGTCGAGATCGGCGCGGTGAAGCTGCGCGCCGACGACGGCAGCCTGATCTACGCCGTCCCCGGCGAGGGCGGCGAGCGGATCCGCCGCGCCCGCACCGGCGCCGCCGAGACCTTCACCGGGCGGCTCTCCCGGCTCGCCGCCGAACTGCTCGTCTCGGCCGAGGCGTCCGCGAACCTGGTCATGGTGCGGACCCCGCCGGGCGCCGCCCAGTACCTGGCCTCGGCGATCGACCACGCCGAATGGCCGTCCATCCTCGGCACCGTCGCGGGCGACGACTCGATCCTGGTCATCGCCCGCGACCCGCTCGGCGGGGAGGACGTCGCCCAGGCGCTGCTGCGGCTGACCGGCACGCGCGAGCGACGAACCCAGGGGCCGCCGGACGGCCCCGACCCCGCCTCCTGA
- a CDS encoding DNA-3-methyladenine glycosylase, which yields MDGALLPRDFFDGPVEEVAPALLGHVISHRTPEGEVAARLTEVEAYAGPLDPASHAYRGRTPRNEVMFGPPGHVYVYFTYGMHFCMNLVCGPDGTSMAVLLRAGEIIEGEDVARARRPRSTVRDLARGPARLCQALGVAREQNGLDVCVPGGPMTVRRGEPADPALIRNGPRTGVNGAKEVPWRFWIEGDRTVSPYRPHVPRQRKKITAEG from the coding sequence ATGGACGGAGCGTTGCTGCCCCGCGATTTCTTCGACGGCCCGGTGGAGGAGGTCGCGCCCGCGCTGCTCGGGCACGTGATCAGCCACCGCACCCCGGAGGGGGAGGTCGCGGCCCGGCTCACCGAGGTGGAGGCCTACGCGGGTCCCCTGGACCCGGCCTCGCACGCCTACCGGGGCCGGACCCCGCGCAACGAGGTCATGTTCGGGCCGCCCGGGCACGTCTACGTCTACTTCACCTACGGCATGCACTTCTGCATGAATCTCGTGTGCGGGCCGGACGGGACGTCCATGGCGGTGCTGCTCCGCGCCGGCGAGATCATCGAGGGGGAGGACGTCGCCAGGGCGCGCCGCCCCCGCTCGACCGTCCGCGACCTGGCCCGCGGCCCGGCCCGGCTCTGCCAGGCACTCGGCGTCGCACGCGAGCAGAACGGCCTGGACGTGTGCGTGCCGGGCGGGCCGATGACGGTCCGCAGGGGCGAGCCCGCCGACCCCGCGCTGATCCGCAACGGCCCCCGGACCGGCGTCAACGGCGCGAAGGAGGTCCCGTGGCGGTTCTGGATCGAGGGCGACCGCACCGTCTCGCCCTACCGCCCGCACGTCCCGCGGCAGCGCAAGAAGATCACCGCCGAGGGCTGA
- the argF gene encoding ornithine carbamoyltransferase, whose product MTRHFLRDDDLSPGEQAEVLDLAAQVKKDRFGHRPLEGPRSVAVLFDKPSTRTRLSFAAGIAELGGNPLVMDAGTSQLGRGETIADTARVLERQVSAIVWRTGGQERIEEMAAGTAVPVVNALTDEFHPCQILADLQTVREEKGGLAGVTLAYFGDGANNMAHSYLLGCATAGMHVRVGAPASQPPAPAVVERAKEIAAATGGSVTVTADAAEAAAGADVLATDTWVSMGQDGKDTSLYEPYSVDEDLLALADAEAVVLHCLPAYRGKEIAASVLDGPRSRVWDEAENRLHAQKALLVWLLERAR is encoded by the coding sequence GCACTTTCTGCGGGACGACGACCTCAGCCCCGGCGAGCAGGCCGAGGTCCTCGACCTCGCCGCGCAGGTGAAGAAGGACCGCTTCGGCCACCGGCCGCTGGAGGGCCCCCGCTCGGTGGCCGTGCTGTTCGACAAGCCGTCCACCCGGACACGGCTGTCGTTCGCCGCCGGCATCGCCGAGCTCGGCGGCAACCCCCTGGTGATGGACGCGGGCACGAGCCAGCTCGGCCGCGGCGAGACCATCGCCGACACCGCCCGCGTCCTCGAACGCCAGGTCAGCGCCATCGTGTGGCGGACGGGCGGGCAGGAGCGCATCGAGGAGATGGCCGCCGGCACCGCGGTCCCGGTCGTCAACGCGCTCACCGACGAGTTCCATCCCTGCCAGATCCTCGCCGACCTGCAGACCGTCCGGGAGGAGAAGGGCGGCCTCGCCGGCGTCACCCTCGCCTACTTCGGCGACGGCGCCAACAACATGGCGCACTCCTACCTGCTGGGCTGCGCCACCGCGGGGATGCACGTCCGGGTCGGCGCGCCCGCCTCCCAGCCGCCCGCCCCCGCGGTCGTCGAGCGCGCGAAGGAGATCGCGGCCGCGACCGGCGGGTCCGTGACGGTCACCGCCGACGCCGCCGAGGCCGCCGCCGGAGCCGATGTCCTCGCCACCGACACGTGGGTGTCGATGGGCCAGGACGGCAAGGACACCTCGCTGTACGAGCCGTACTCGGTGGACGAGGACCTGCTCGCCCTCGCCGATGCCGAGGCGGTCGTCCTGCACTGCCTGCCCGCCTACCGCGGCAAGGAGATCGCCGCCTCCGTCCTCGACGGGCCGCGCAGCCGCGTGTGGGACGAGGCCGAGAACCGGCTGCACGCCCAGAAGGCGCTGCTCGTGTGGCTCCTGGAGCGCGCCCGGTGA
- the argH gene encoding argininosuccinate lyase, whose protein sequence is MTKAPTRLWGGRFEGGPSDALARLSVSVQFDWRLAPYDLMGSRAHARVLNRAGLLTDDELERMIGALDDLEEACRGGEFRPTVADEDVHTALERGLLERLGALGGKLRAGRSRNDQVATDLRLYLRDHVRQIVSRLVELETALIAQAEHNLGVAAPGMTHLQHAQPVLFSHQLLAHVQPLTRDIDRLRDWDRRAAVSPLGSGALAGSSLPLDPQATAAELGFDAAAPNSMDAVADRDFVAEFLFAAALIGVHLSRLGEEVCLWASQEFRWIEMDDTYATGSSIMPQKKNPDVAELARGKAGRLIGHLVGLLTTLKGLPLTYNRDLQEDKEGAFDAVETLLLVLPAMSGLIATMRVNTERLEALAPDGFALATDLAELLVRRGVAFRDAHEVVGHLVVWCQVNDKDFDDLTDEELGKVSPHLTPDVREVLNVQGALASRKAYGGTAPDRVREQIGALRALVNGHAAWAAGSDA, encoded by the coding sequence GTGACCAAGGCACCGACGCGGCTGTGGGGCGGCCGGTTCGAAGGCGGCCCGTCGGACGCGCTCGCGAGGCTCTCGGTGAGCGTCCAGTTCGACTGGCGGCTCGCCCCCTACGACCTGATGGGATCGCGCGCGCACGCCCGCGTCCTCAACCGGGCGGGCCTGCTCACCGATGACGAGCTCGAGCGCATGATCGGTGCCCTCGACGACCTCGAGGAGGCGTGCCGCGGCGGCGAGTTCCGCCCCACGGTCGCCGACGAGGACGTCCACACCGCCCTGGAGCGGGGCCTGCTGGAGCGCCTCGGCGCCCTCGGCGGCAAGCTGCGCGCCGGCCGCAGCCGCAACGACCAGGTCGCCACCGACCTGCGCCTGTACCTGCGCGACCACGTCCGCCAGATCGTGTCGCGGCTGGTCGAGCTGGAGACCGCGCTGATCGCGCAGGCCGAGCACAACCTCGGCGTCGCCGCGCCCGGCATGACCCACCTGCAGCACGCCCAGCCCGTGCTGTTCTCGCACCAGCTCCTCGCGCACGTCCAGCCGCTCACCCGCGACATCGACCGGCTGCGCGACTGGGACCGGCGCGCCGCCGTCTCCCCGCTCGGCTCCGGCGCCCTCGCCGGCTCGTCCCTGCCGCTGGACCCGCAGGCCACGGCCGCCGAGCTCGGCTTCGACGCCGCCGCGCCCAACTCCATGGACGCCGTCGCCGACCGCGACTTCGTCGCCGAGTTCCTCTTCGCCGCCGCGCTGATCGGCGTGCACCTGTCGCGCCTCGGCGAGGAGGTCTGCCTCTGGGCCTCGCAGGAGTTCCGCTGGATCGAGATGGACGACACCTACGCCACCGGGTCGTCGATCATGCCGCAGAAGAAGAACCCCGACGTCGCCGAGCTGGCGCGCGGCAAGGCCGGCCGCCTCATCGGGCACCTCGTCGGCCTGCTCACCACCCTCAAGGGCCTCCCGCTCACCTACAACCGCGACCTCCAGGAGGACAAGGAGGGCGCGTTCGACGCCGTCGAGACGCTGCTGCTCGTGCTGCCCGCCATGTCCGGGCTCATCGCGACCATGCGGGTCAACACCGAGCGGCTGGAGGCCCTCGCCCCGGACGGCTTCGCGCTCGCCACCGACCTCGCCGAACTGCTCGTCCGCCGCGGCGTGGCGTTCCGCGACGCCCACGAGGTCGTCGGGCACCTCGTCGTCTGGTGCCAGGTCAACGACAAGGACTTCGACGACCTCACCGACGAGGAGCTCGGCAAGGTGTCGCCGCACCTGACGCCCGACGTCCGCGAGGTGCTGAACGTGCAGGGCGCCCTCGCATCCCGCAAGGCCTACGGGGGGACGGCTCCCGACCGCGTCCGCGAGCAGATCGGCGCGCTGCGCGCCCTGGTCAACGGCCACGCCGCCTGGGCCGCCGGCTCGGACGCCTGA
- the tyrS gene encoding tyrosine--tRNA ligase: MTDILDDLAWRGLIAQSTDLDELRALLAAGPVTLYCGFDPTAPSLHLGNLIQILTLRRFQKAGHRPIGLVGGATGLIGDPSGKSAERVLNSEETVAGWVERVRGQVSAFLDFDEGPTAATMVSNLDWTGPMSAIEFLRDIGKHFPVNRMLARETVKARLDSTGMSYTEFSYVLLQSMDFLELYRRHGCLLQTGGSDQWGNLTAGVDLIRRVEGGSAHALTTPLLTKADGSKFGKTAGGETYWLDPELTSPYAFYQFWINADDRDVEKFLKFFSFRPREEIEDLAKQGADRPAARAPQRALAEEMTTLVHGADETARVIAASRALFGQGSLEELDERTLHAALSEVPRTEVPAGELPSVVDLLTASGLCKSKSEARRAIAQGGAYLNNAKVESEDAVPAAADLLQGRFLVLRRGKRNVGGVEVTAS, from the coding sequence GTGACCGACATCCTGGACGATCTCGCGTGGCGCGGCCTGATCGCGCAGTCCACCGACCTGGACGAACTGCGGGCCCTGCTCGCCGCGGGACCGGTCACCCTCTATTGCGGATTCGACCCGACGGCGCCCTCGCTGCACCTCGGCAACCTCATCCAGATCCTCACCCTGCGCCGCTTCCAGAAGGCCGGGCACCGGCCGATCGGCCTGGTCGGCGGCGCCACGGGGCTGATCGGCGACCCGAGCGGCAAGAGCGCCGAACGCGTGCTGAACTCCGAGGAGACCGTCGCCGGATGGGTCGAGCGGGTCCGCGGCCAGGTGTCGGCGTTCCTCGACTTCGACGAGGGCCCGACCGCCGCGACGATGGTCAGCAACCTCGACTGGACCGGCCCCATGTCGGCCATCGAGTTCCTGCGAGACATCGGCAAGCACTTCCCGGTCAACCGGATGCTCGCCCGCGAGACGGTCAAGGCCCGGCTCGACTCCACCGGGATGAGCTACACCGAGTTCAGCTACGTCCTGCTCCAGTCCATGGACTTCCTCGAGCTGTACCGGCGCCACGGGTGCCTTCTGCAGACCGGCGGAAGCGACCAGTGGGGCAACCTCACCGCGGGCGTCGACCTGATCCGCCGGGTGGAGGGGGGAAGCGCGCACGCGCTGACCACGCCGCTGCTGACCAAGGCGGACGGGTCCAAGTTCGGCAAGACCGCGGGCGGCGAGACCTACTGGCTCGACCCCGAGCTGACCTCGCCGTACGCCTTCTACCAGTTCTGGATCAACGCCGACGACCGGGACGTGGAGAAGTTCCTGAAGTTCTTCAGCTTCCGACCTCGTGAGGAGATCGAGGACCTGGCCAAGCAGGGCGCGGACCGTCCGGCCGCGCGGGCCCCGCAGCGGGCGCTCGCCGAGGAGATGACCACGCTCGTGCACGGCGCCGACGAGACCGCCCGGGTCATCGCGGCGTCCCGCGCCCTGTTCGGGCAGGGGTCACTGGAGGAGCTGGACGAGCGGACGCTGCACGCCGCCCTCTCCGAGGTGCCCCGCACGGAGGTGCCCGCGGGAGAGCTGCCGTCGGTGGTGGACCTTCTGACGGCGTCCGGCCTGTGCAAGAGCAAGTCGGAGGCTCGCCGTGCCATCGCCCAGGGCGGCGCCTACCTCAACAACGCCAAGGTCGAGTCGGAGGATGCGGTGCCGGCCGCGGCCGACCTGCTCCAGGGGCGCTTCCTCGTCCTGCGGCGCGGCAAGCGCAACGTGGGCGGCGTCGAGGTGACCGCCTCCTGA